In Miscanthus floridulus cultivar M001 chromosome 19, ASM1932011v1, whole genome shotgun sequence, the DNA window tatccatatacacattgcatgtttgcatgcaccagtatacatggcaacgagcaaaaggaaagagaattaacataaaaggaaagagaattaagacaaaaggaacctttttgcatttctgagaaccttgctaAATCTGCTtacatttaattacttctctttacatttgcaaaagggacagttTTTtcatcctttcatttggtttcaggctcacgtgttccatcgccctcgcttgttgTTTCTTGCTGAAATTGCCCTTGGGTCTTTTTATTTTGAATCCTTTCcccatattctaattaaactacaaaattttgaattaggatacgaggtaagacatgcaaacagatatttcaaaactacccgTAGAGTCCAAacaacttaataaataaatccttctggaggcaatgcaaattctctctaattttttatttggtgtagttagtgttatcatagtacccgcatgtattcataggaaataaatcgtggacaaaacgtggacactttttggtgtGACATTCCAACATGAGTCCATCGTCctgccaatatccttgaggcagatcacataaaggatgagagtgcctctatgagattgctcacaagagactcaaacttatatctgatcatggtaatattgaattgctttgcatcaaaagcattggcaataataaatggagacataggttttagtatgcatagtggaggagAACTCAACCTTGGActtctcagcagcttttctgagcctttgcagtagtaacttgtccttactcagatagtcaagaggtaCACCATAAAACTATGAaccactaagaaaagtgtcaTCATTGGTTGCCTTGATCTGAAAAatatgtcgaaattaagaattacaacacctaattcaacacattggaacagacactcaagtggataccttattctacaatatatgtctgtgtggaatagtcctaaagccacatatatttatacggtgagtataacatactttgttttaaaattttatgagagattttttaagacacgcagaCAGGcattaatatttacatatatactcgaacctgtgtgtacaggattatatagagatgcagcggaacttattcatggatttattagcgcatgaaagaaatggatatcggagaattctttctgccgatataaaatattatcttagacatatcacgaaaaagtctatacagtagagtttgtgagcctgcgacgccgtgctctccgtgactgtgttaatttcatgaactttgttttttgaattaaatgtcactttaacgtcggtatttaatttaacagtattgttattttatcgtgcgatccgtgtgtttttagtacaaaagatttagttgtctcgTAGCAACGTACGGGCACGCTATCTAGTAAACGGAAAAAAAAGATCTCCGGTAGAAGAAAAACTGGATTGAACAAAATCCCACTCGATCTCCTGGAGGGTAGCAGCTAGGCTCAAATACGATCTCCACGAGGCTAGCAGCTGGGCTCAGTatatatctctctctatataacaCTACAACGATAAAATAACTAATTAAAATTCACAAATTAGGAAGCCTTGGCCAATAAAAAAATGATCGTATCAATTTTTCCAGTATAAAAATGGTCATCAATAGAAAAAACGAGCTATAAAGCTGCAAATTTTATCGACCTTTACAATTTCATATAAATTATACTTTTAAGCTCACGTAAATAAGTTATgttttttcaaatatatactacatggagaagaaatatctttCATTTTTTTTTACGAATCATAATACAGATGGTCATACATGTTTGTACACTCATCTCCTATGAAGACACGCACACACATTCTACCAAATTTATCATATAAATTGGCGAGAGTAGTATATTTCAGTGATTTTAGACATGGTAATAAATTTTATAAAAGTTCAATGAAAGTCTTCTATACTCTATACACCTAAAAAGTCTGTAACGTCGTCATCTTGATCCCTGCTTACGTGAAAGTCTTCTATACACCTAAAAACGACAATTATGCAACCACAAATAAAATGTACACAAACATCATGATTATAATATTTTCTGCTTCTAACCCTAGCAATGCAAACGATCAACCTGCCATTATCTATCCATTTTTTTCACTTTTCATGCATATATCAACCCTTATTTTACCAAGTCGTTGTTTGTGTATCCATCCATGACTTGTAAATATTGCTCACCATTTTACTTTTGGCACCGCTCGATCGAGAGATTTCACCTAGTGTTGCCGTGGCGGTTTGGTGTGGGCTTGCAACTAGACAAATGGCGTGCATCAcgttgccttgccttgccttgccaCCGATGGAGCACCACACCGATGCAAGCAAAGCCGCGGCGGCCATTATCACGTATAGCCGCGCGCTTTGGCTTGCGATCTTATGGATATCGTCACTATCCCTTGGCTCGCGGACGCGGCCGAGTCCGTTGCAGTTGCAGCTAGCCCAATGCAACGCGCGCGCGGCGCGCTGGACGCACTCTTGCGGCAGGCTGAACCGGGGGCGGGCGGCGAACACAGCCCGCCGAACGCCCCGCTATCGATATGGCAAGCTATCGATATGGCATATTTGGCATGGAGCTAATGCACAGGTCGGCCAGTCGAAACACGAGGGAGCGGCGTGCCGCCGGCTGTGGCTTGAGCCCTTATAGGAGTCTTAAAAAAACGCAGTCGAACCCTGGCAGCACATTCACATCGCCGGCAGCCGCTGCACATCCATCCATCCGGCAGGGGGCGATCGAATTCAGATCTCGCGAGGATGGAAGGCGGCGGAAGCATCATCGAGCTCGCGAGGAAGGCGGCGGCCTTGGCGAGGACCGAGCAAGCGGCGCGGCTGGCGGCCATGCGTCCGGTGCGGAACTACCGCGGCGTCCAGCAGCGCAAAAACAGGTATTACTCCGTGATCCGGAACATCCACACCCGGCGCCTGGTGTGGCTCGGGTCGTACAAGACCCCCGAGGAGGCCGCGTACGCGTGGGACGCCGCCGCGAGGGTGACGCGCGGGCACTGGGCCAAGCCTAACTTCCCCGAGCCGGCCTGGGCGcgtgcggcgccggcgccggaggaGGTGTCCACGGAGCTCGTGCTCGCGCTGTCGACGCCCGCTGCGCCGGTGCGCCGCCGCGAGCCTTCTGCGGCGGTGGCGGCTCAGGTGTCCTTCGACAACTGGCTGCTGTCTGCGTCGGCGGCCGCGGAAGAGCCACAGCGTCAGCAGAGAGCACCGGCGGTGGTGCCCCCTCACCAGCAACAAGGCACGGCGCCGGCACTGCCAGCGTTCACACAGTTTTTCCACCTTTCAGGTCCTGCCACTGCTGCAGCCGCCGCCAATGGCGGCGCCGCTGTCGTCAATCCTTCCAACCCGGGCGCTTGTGTTTTGACACCGCAGAACGTGCAGATGCCGCCCACCAATCCGGCGAGCACCGTACTAAGCAGCACCGAGCCCATCGTCCTGGCCTCGCAGTTCCTTCCCGCTGCCGCCCCTACCCACCACCGAGAGCTGCCGGTGTCGCAGGCCGGCGTGTCTGATCTGGCCGTCGTCGGGGATAACTTCACCCACGACGGTGCGTCCACGTCTGCTGCAGCTCCTCCAGTGCCTCGGCTCACTCCCAAGGATCTGCTGCTCCAAATCGGCCTGCCTGGTCGCGGCGGCCCGGGTGGGGCGCAGTAAGGAGGCTGAAGCTGCGTCAGGTGCCGAGGGGTTGCCGGCGATCGACTGCGATTATCTCATGCGGTTCCTTCGAGTACTGGACATGTGATCTTACCGTCTACTATCCGTGATGATTATGTATGCTTTTCTATTCCAGAATTCGAAAACAATGTGTATGTATTATCGATTTAACTGGACTTGTGATGCCTCCTGACCGTGTGCTTGGGTCATTATGTACTGTTCTGTAGTAGTTTGTAACTTGTTTTCAGTTTCCCTGTGCTGTGAGCAAAGAACAAAAAAATGTTGGCTGAAGTAAGGTTCTATTTGATACGGCTTCGTCCGATTCTAGCTCCTTTCTACAGTGTGTGGAGGAGTCAGAGCTCCACTGAACAGGGCCTAAGTAGTCTTCAATCCAGATCTCAAGTTTCGTCATCATGCATGTGTTTTGTATACAGTTAATCATATTGCTATTTATTAGTGATCTCATTATGTTCATGCTGGTTACTTATTTTTGGGAATTTGGGAGATCTTTCCTTCAACAAGAGACAAGATCGAAAACATTTTCATAGTCGTTTTGGAACTACAACTGCAACGATAAGATCGCTTCTAATAATCAATGACTATTCTTGTATTGCAAAATCCAACGAATTGAAATTAATGTGTGCATCACAGTAAGTTTGATACAAAGACTAATTACTAATCAAGGTATATAATTGGCTTTCAAAACAAAGAGGACGTAACTGTGTACCCCCTCTATTTAGGAAAACCTAAAAAGGTATAACGGTCGATTTGGTATCTAAACCCCGACTACGGTATATCCATACTGTCTAATTGTGACGTTATGTTATTCTATAATACCAACCTTTCCATTTTGCTCCTTACTGTGTCAAATTATATAACCAACTGACCTAATTAGGTCCTATAGTCCGCTTTAATTTGATATCAAATAAGCTTACTTATACAAGGAGTGAAACTTATCACATCCTTAGTTAGATTAGGCCTTGTCTAGCATTAACAAGCCAGCCATCACCTTCATGTCCCCTTCTTTCTCCCATTCTGTGACTACTTCAGGTCTACTCTGGGGCTTTGGAGTTGAGGCCATGCTTGGAGAGGGAGGCAACAATAACAATCAACTTGGTTTTGTGAAGGAGTTAACATGCCACAATGGAGGTATTATGGTTGGCCGGTGGTGGTCGGACTTGAGGAAGAAGGTGATTTTCAAGGTGATCTAATACTCCTTGGTCTTGGTAGCCCTCCCAAAATGGAATGTTAGATATACACCGGTGTATGTTTTCATACTAATTTGTGTTTGTGACTTGTGATATTGGTTGATCTATATGTTGAATTTTATTTTGTGTGTACCATGGTCCCATTTCATATTTCAAAGTGGTTCTCACTTCTCACCATGAAAATAATTATCAGCAGTCCATGACAATGAAGGTCAAAGGCGATAGTTGATGGCAAATACCAACGATAGTCGAAGGTAGTGATAGATGAGTGCCAAACTGTCAGCGTGGTCAGGTGTTGCAAGCAACTAGCATAAGGATCTCACGAACCTCATATGTTCCTTCTGGACCTAAGGGTGTTGAGTCTTCAGATTAGAGGGTTAAACCTTTGGATCCTGGAGACCCTGCTTTAGTTGCCCGCCAACTTTTAAATGTTCTTTTCTCATCATGACAGTGATCATTGGAGGAAGGTCAAAGGAGATGGACGTTGGAAAATACCAATGGTGGATGATTGTATAGTTAGATGAGTACTAGATGGTTGGTGTGGTTGGGGGTTGCTCACAACTAGCATAATATAAGGACCACATAAACCTCGTTTGTTCCTTCTAGAGTTGGGAGGGACATTGAGTTAAGAGGGTTCATTCTTTGGATCCTTGAGGCCCTACCCTCTAGTTGTTCTTGAACATTCAATAGTGGTTTCTCAATGTGACAACAACAAAGGTCAGAGGTGATGGCTAGTGGTAAAGGAGCGGTGGCCATTGGTAGAGGCTTAAGAAGATCTCAGACCTGCATGTTCCCTTCCACTACTAGAGAGAGGAGCAATCCTGTCGGCTACACTTATAGTCCTGATAGTTTCCTAGAAACCGATCGGAAAGTAGTATAACTCATATCAGTTGCCAAATCCCAATGGGAACTAAGAAGGAAATTCCTATCGGTTTGGGAATCCGTTTCAAAAACCGACAGGCTTCAGATTCCTGACGGACATCAGAAACCGACAGGAATCCATTTCTACTCGGCATGTAGTACTACGAAAACTAAAACGCGTGCGGGAAAAAACGAAGAGTGGCGCACATATGTCCCGCTATATTTTCATGGGTCCACTTCCAGATTGAGATACGAATTAAAAGAAAATCCCAAACCCTAGCAAAATCTCCCCAACCCCGTGCCGCCTCCCACGCCTGTCGCAGCCGCGCCCTGACCGTCGTGCGCTGCCCCTTTGCCTCCCCACTCTCATCATGGGATGCCCCTCCATTCAAGCCCCGGCCGCCACAGCCGGTTCCTCCCACCGCGCCCCGGCCGCCACAGCCGGCTCGTCCGGTTGCGCTCCGGCTGCCGCGGCTCCTCAACCAGGAGCTTGGGATATGTGTCGAGTTCTTGAATAAAAGAAGGTCCAACCTTTTGATACTAGAGGCCTTGCTCTAGTTGTCCTCCAATTCAAGATGAGAATTGAGCATCAATTCTGATTTTGTTTCCATCTGCATCCAAAATTCAAAGAAGCCAAGTCTAGGTTCCCCAAATTTTGTTCCCAAATTCTTGCCAGATTTAGCAAACTTAATAGGGCCTAAGGCTATAGTTATTACTCCTTCCATCCATCAATGTCCAGCATATATATATTTTATAAGGAAATAATTTAGAATTAGATTTTATATTTTAATTTGTCTTCCAGTATATATATAATGTCAATTATTAATGAACATCATCATAAAATTCATCCGAATGGGAATTGCAAGTAGGACCTAAAAAATAAGGTGACCTCTTGTTTAGAGGAAAAAATAGGGATGACCTTCACCAATTCACAATAGCAAGGCAAGTTTCCATGCCATTATCTTGTGTGCTTCCCGTTTATTACTTGTActactattttttttttgaaactgtaCTACTAATATTATTATTTGTACTACTAGTCCACAATGTATTTTTAGCAGCCTTTTATTGTTTGGCGGCAGTTGCTAGCTTTTCCCTTGTTTTCTGTAAGAAagtttatttttcttttcatggCTGGAGGCGGAGAAACGTGAGAACTCTGGACAAGAAAGGGATAGACGGTTTTTATTCCAAAAAAAAGAAAGCGATAGACGGTCTGTCTTAGAGATGTAGTAGAGCCATGATTATTTCCTTAGATCAGAAGACTATGCATGCATTGAGTTAAAAAGTAGAGGAGTACTGAACAAGGCCTATCCCTAAGAAAGGGCGGAAAAGCTAGATCTATCTTTTGTCACAAACGGTGAAAGTGTAAAAATTCCTATAGGAAATCAAACCACAACCTTTCCCTTTACCTTCCAGTACAGTATATACTCCCCACCATATACCCCAAAATGAGGACTAGACTTTGTTCTGTTTTCtaatataaaaaagaaaagggAGCAAAAAAATTAGCGAGGTCCGTGATTTCACAAAAAAAATTTGGTTGATGGAAAACCACAATCAATCAACTAAGATCTAAGATATATAAGAAATAATAAGCAAATAAAAAAAGAATCAAATAAGTTCTTACCCGATGTGGCTTTTAGACGATATGACACTTCTTTGTAACCACGAGGCTAGAAGCATGAACATCCCCAACCTCATGTGGCTTTTAGACAGTACGACGCTTCATCGTAACCACGAGGCTAGAAGTAATATGAACAACCTCAACCTCACATTGTTTCTTGTGGTAGTACTAGAGATCTCCCTTTGTGGTAGTAGAGATTCTAGCCCTAGATCTACTTCCATCCAAAGGAGATCATAGAAATAGATGAATTTCAGAGCAACGACGTAGCGACGGACTAGCACAAAGGAAGGGATTTGGGTGATTTTTTTGCTAGGCTTACCCAGGGAAGGGAGAAGAGGCGAGGCAACGGATAGAGAGGCGAGGCGACGGATAGAGGAGGATGTGGTATCGATACGTTTGTTGAGCGCCGGTTAGAAGTATATATAGAGCGTGAAGGCCATATACCACGTGAACATCCATAGCGTCATCCTCACGACTTGCTTTGTCGTGGACGACATCATATGCCGGTTTCATCATACCGCCACTACCGGAttcaacttctttgccgagtgccttaggcactcggcaaaggccaatatacactcggcaaagcctttgccgagtgtcacactcagcaaagagtgctcggtaaacagtttatcggcagagacctctttgtcgagtgcactttatcgggcacttggcaaagcctttgtcgagtgctaatctgacactcggcaaagaaaaggcgtcgtgacggcggctttgccgagtgtcaaggtcaagcactcggcaaaggtcgccgctttgccgagtgccgttgacttagacactcggcaaaggtggccactgtgccgagtgccaccggcaagacactcggcagAGGTAGCCTATTTGCCGAATGCCtagcccatggcactcggcaaatctgtgatgtttgccgagtgcaatggcctttgcactcggcaaagcatgttcccaggtagtcactttgccgagtgttatggccANNNNNNNNNNNNNNNNNNNNNNNNNNNNNNNNNNNNNNNNNNNNNNNNNNNNNNNNNNNNNNNNNNNNNNNNNNNNNNNNNNNNNNNNNNNNNNNNNNNNgcctttggatcatctttccaccttgttgataagtctgattgattcttcatcaaggtcaaaggtggaggaggaagattgatcatcatcacttgaatctacatcatcatcatcatcttcttctttttcatcttcacttgaggagcttgagcttgagcttgtctcaacttgctttcccttcatattctttttctcactacatgcgagagctttgcctttgcttgatcatgaggcttcttcttgacccatctttcatgacatttcaaatgccactatcttgccaatgactatggccagggtcatggtgctcaagtcctccatgttgtgaaggatggtgatgatgctagcatatttcttttgtggtagcatagagatgatcttcctcatgatgtctgcatcatctagcttcgttaatcctattgaatggagcttatTGATagttagattcaaatgagaatacatatcatgaacaagctcatcatcattcattttaaaggaatcataattttgtttagctagacaatgtttttgctcatggacattagttgtgctgtcatgaagctcttggagttttaaccaaatttcatgtgctgtatttaaagtgaacacttggttaaacacatccatgctaaaagatacaaacaagcaatttttagctctagcattgaaatgaatttctttttcttcagtctttgtgggtttatcaggattcttaatgggttttatcccatcacgagtgactctccaaacacccaaatctaccgcctcaaggtgacaagccattctagctttatagtaggggaagttagtgccatcaaagtgcggaggcctagaggtatctatcccaaccactctaaatagcgttggctcaacggcgacgaagccaaaggtccaaattaagccaaccgactctgataccacttgtaagggaccgtgacgcctaagagggggggggggtaaattaggcaacttaaaactctaactctaaactatggcctctttttctaaccttagcaaaacctatgcaaaaagataaactatctaaatgtgcaactatggttttgctagtgtgttgctatctctaccacaaaaggagttatgcaaacaatgtaaatgcgaaatctaaagagtaaggtagagatatgcaaactctcatcgatgaCTCAGGTATTTTTACTGAGGAATCGAGAAGTacgcaagcttcctcctagtcctcgttggaaccccttgcaaggaatccctcgcaagggccaagctcctagtcgggtaactctgtgaatagccctaggccttccccacgtgcaagtgggtctccggtgtgccttccggcaagcctctcccggattgCTCcgcgctgtcttcactatcaagcttccggccaaaccgccgcgggccttcttcccttcggtacacggtggcggccacaccataaacacggttggtgtgatcttgcaagactacaggcccctccaatgtacaacaatggtgcgtgcaagcaccgagtggtaagaggtatgcaaacctcactaaacactaggcctaaacctagagcaagcacataagcagtggtctaatcgacctaagcactttgcaaagcacctacgctaatcacctaatgaatcactaagcactatacaggtggagatcactaaaatggtgtatcaacacccttggtatgtttcctcaactctccactcctcaaatggccagttgggggggtctatttataagtcccatgaagaaagtagccgttgggggtgaaacctagctttctgctactaaccgaacgctgctgtcgtcctgaccggacacatccgatcgTCCCAACCTTTGAGCACGCACGTTGATCGAACTCACTGTCAAGTCCGGTCATCatctaccggacatgtctggtcgcatttgcaccgctctggaacctctctagactcaattggatgctgcactttgtgcgtccaatcatctagtgccactgcgtccggtcatcactaagTTGTTGctgtgatgatgaacagtgaagttCATGCGCTCAGTCACTGCCTCGCTCAATGTTCGGTCGCTGCTGTTGATGCCTACTGTTGCCAAGCAACTGATTGAACATATtcggtcctcatagggccacgtCTGGTCACCTAtgtggagctcgtttcttcaGATCTTacatctggcttggttcctatctttgttcttagactttgcttgatatcttggatcctcTCTTTTACTTTTatggtctttcttaaggtgttgatcatcagatcttCATGTCtccttcatccaagtcatgtttgcaccctattgaactacaaaacaattacttgcaaattcattagtccaatttggttgtgttggtcatcaaacacccaaatcccaagtaaatgggcctagggtccattttccttacaacccaCTATCCCCTAgggctctaaaaatttggaggcaaggcAGAGTAGAATGAATACTGCTTGTGTTCATTTGT includes these proteins:
- the LOC136529582 gene encoding ethylene-responsive transcription factor ABR1-like; this translates as MEGGGSIIELARKAAALARTEQAARLAAMRPVRNYRGVQQRKNRYYSVIRNIHTRRLVWLGSYKTPEEAAYAWDAAARVTRGHWAKPNFPEPAWARAAPAPEEVSTELVLALSTPAAPVRRREPSAAVAAQVSFDNWLLSASAAAEEPQRQQRAPAVVPPHQQQGTAPALPAFTQFFHLSGPATAAAAANGGAAVVNPSNPGACVLTPQNVQMPPTNPASTVLSSTEPIVLASQFLPAAAPTHHRELPVSQAGVSDLAVVGDNFTHDGASTSAAAPPVPRLTPKDLLLQIGLPGRGGPGGAQ